The Coffea arabica cultivar ET-39 chromosome 1e, Coffea Arabica ET-39 HiFi, whole genome shotgun sequence genome has a window encoding:
- the LOC113688561 gene encoding feruloyl CoA ortho-hydroxylase F6H1-3-like translates to MAPALSMDSNSWDVISFAVDKGHGVKGLADLGLHTLPKQYIQPPEEQIINSTIVTDDSIPVIDLSNWNDPNVAEQICNAAEKWGFFQIVNHGIPIEVLENVKEATRRFFALPAEEKNKHSKDSSPSNNVRYGTSFTPKAEKALEWKDFLSLFYVSADEAAALWPSACRNETLDFMKKSQFVIRKLLEALMKGLNVKEIDETKESLLMGSKRININYYPKCPEPELTVGVGRHSDVSTLTILLQDDIGGLYVKKLDTDAWVHVPPIDGAIVINVGDALQILSNGRYKSVEHRVIANGRRNRISVPIFVNPRPRDIIGPLPELLESGEKPIYKQVLYSDYVKHFFRKAHDGKETVDFAKI, encoded by the exons ATGGCTCCAGCATTGTCCATGGACTCCAATTCATGGGATGTCATAAGTTTTGCCGTAGATAAGGGTCATGGGGTTAAGGGTCTAGCTGACTTGGGACTCCACACTTTGCCTAAGCAATATATTCAACCTCCTGAAGAACAAATCATTAACAGTACCATAGTTACCGATGATTCAATCCCTGTCATTGATTTGTCAAACTGGAATGATCCAAACGTTGCAGAACAAATTTGCAATGCAGCTGAAAAGTGGGGTTTCTTCCAAATTGTTAACCATGGCATCCCAATTGAAGTGCTGGAAAATGTCAAGGAGGCTACGCGTCGGTTCTTTGCACTGCCGGCAGAGGAGAAAAATAAGCATTCAAAAGACAGTTCCCCATCTAACAATGTTAGATATGGCACGAGCTTCACTCCTAAGGCTGAAAAGGCTTTGGAGTGGAAAGATTTTCTCAGTCTCTTCTATGTTTCGGCTGATGAGGCTGCTGCACTCTGGCCATCTGCTTGCAG GAACGAAACATTGGATTTCATGAAGAAGTCCCAATTTGTCATCAGAAAGCTATTGGAGGCTTTGATGAAAGGATTGAACGTGAAGGAGATTGACGAAACCAAAGAATCACTCCTGATGGGCTCAAAAAGAATTAACATTAATTATTATCCGAAATGTCCCGAACCTGAACTCACTGTTGGCGTGGGGCGTCACTCAGATGTATCCACCCTAACAATCCTTCTTCAAGATGACATTGGAGGGCTCTACGTGAAAAAATTAGACACTGATGCGTGGGTTCATGTCCCTCCAATTGATGGAGCAATTGTGATCAATGTTGGTGATGCCCTTCAGATTTTGAGCAATGGTCGTTATAAGAGTGTAGAGCATCGTGTGATTGCTAATGGACGCAGGAATAGAATTTCAGTGCCCATATTTGTGAACCCCAGGCCTAGAGACATAATTGGTCCTTTGCCAGAACTTCTTGAGAGTGGGGAGAAGCCAATCTACAAGCAAGTGCTCTACTCGGACTATGTCAAACATTTCTTTAGGAAAGCTCATGATGGAAAGGAAACGGTGGACTTTGCCAAGATATGA